A window of the Butyricimonas virosa genome harbors these coding sequences:
- a CDS encoding fimbrillin family protein, whose product MTRKFWYILVGGILFAIGCSKSPEQSEETIRELNFSSQITDSADSATTNAPESRGTGGTLVTNGGLKNEGNAFVVYSTYSLGGLSSQTFDNQPQTVTYTSGAWTYSEKKIWVNSAKYKFRAYYPAVAEILSSSSNPDLLTLEYNIARDNFDLMVAYAERQPSVDPEGYGVVTMPFKHALSALRFEIKYDPLSIAPGTTDKITKAYLQNLCVVGLLTFNGSPSNYQMNWSKSYSDAEQRYLWEGSKIFGVGDANKISVYDNDNIVFAIPQEITAKSTAFHFFTESGLDNHHIAYIPAITWEPGKVYTYTITLSGSSISVAVSIKEWQNISSNVDIQV is encoded by the coding sequence ATGACACGTAAATTTTGGTATATACTCGTCGGAGGAATCCTGTTCGCCATCGGTTGTTCAAAAAGCCCGGAACAATCGGAGGAAACGATACGGGAATTAAATTTCAGTTCCCAAATTACTGACAGCGCGGATTCCGCCACTACAAATGCACCGGAATCAAGAGGCACGGGAGGAACTCTCGTCACTAACGGCGGGCTGAAAAACGAGGGTAATGCTTTCGTCGTTTACTCGACCTACTCCCTCGGCGGGCTATCTTCACAGACTTTCGATAACCAGCCGCAAACAGTCACGTACACGAGCGGGGCGTGGACCTACTCCGAGAAAAAGATATGGGTTAACTCGGCAAAATACAAATTTCGAGCATACTATCCCGCTGTCGCGGAAATCCTGTCCAGCAGTTCGAATCCCGACTTGTTGACGCTAGAATACAACATCGCCCGCGATAACTTCGACTTGATGGTGGCTTACGCCGAGCGGCAACCCTCCGTTGACCCCGAGGGATACGGGGTCGTCACGATGCCGTTCAAACACGCCCTCTCGGCTCTCCGTTTCGAGATTAAATACGATCCGCTCAGTATTGCCCCAGGCACTACCGACAAAATTACCAAAGCCTACTTGCAAAACCTATGCGTGGTCGGTCTCTTGACATTCAATGGCTCCCCTTCCAACTACCAAATGAATTGGAGTAAATCGTACTCCGATGCCGAGCAACGCTATCTGTGGGAAGGATCGAAAATATTCGGCGTGGGCGATGCCAACAAAATATCCGTTTATGATAACGACAATATCGTGTTTGCCATCCCGCAAGAGATCACGGCAAAGAGTACCGCGTTTCATTTCTTCACGGAGTCGGGACTCGACAACCATCATATCGCATACATCCCGGCCATAACTTGGGAACCGGGTAAAGTGTACACTTATACGATCACGCTATCCGGCTCATCGATTAGCGTGGCCGTCAGTATAAAAGAATGGCAGAATATTAGTTCAAACGTGGATATACAAGTATAA
- a CDS encoding YbaN family protein, which translates to MKKTIYIIIGCISVALGIIGIFVPGLPTTPFLLLSSWLFYNSSKRLHDALHRSKWLGPYLRRFQERKGVGWKTKAVSIACMWTMISISAFVVFENWHVRLLLLGLGVIGTCSVLFIVPNARKKGEKKLENDRS; encoded by the coding sequence ATGAAGAAAACGATATATATCATCATCGGTTGTATTTCCGTGGCTTTGGGGATTATTGGCATTTTTGTTCCCGGGTTACCGACTACACCCTTTTTGTTGTTGAGTTCGTGGTTGTTCTACAATAGTTCGAAACGATTACATGATGCTTTACACCGTTCGAAATGGCTGGGGCCTTACCTAAGGCGTTTTCAGGAACGTAAAGGTGTCGGGTGGAAGACAAAAGCGGTGTCGATAGCGTGTATGTGGACGATGATTTCTATTTCGGCTTTCGTGGTTTTCGAGAACTGGCATGTGCGTTTATTGCTTTTAGGTTTGGGGGTGATCGGGACCTGCAGCGTGTTGTTTATTGTTCCTAATGCCAGGAAAAAGGGAGAAAAAAAACTTGAAAATGACAGGAGCTAA
- a CDS encoding fimbrillin family protein yields MKKMILLAAIASITLASCVKNEMEVVDNDDQEITFQTVTGNTGRAAIIGSNYPVDASFGTWARYTSVDWDYGVPSQEYITNKKVTFQTPNWKVDGLIYYWPKNGKLSFFSYSPFEANGGMDYIDASGIIATDYTVLDAADEDFMIADVMKNQTGNVDTDKVFYDGVKTVFRHKLTKIGFSLKTDIESARATIVVKKVEIMGVNNKGTYVQKDDIWTLASSPASIADYTAYDNSTGITLTDSYQNTNGSEEKKDLMLLPQTKSQMGDDALIKISYTLTLKNDGSDVVENVVVTTKLNGTSFPDWSMNKHITYQITIGLDEVLWDPNVNDWDSESTPGITI; encoded by the coding sequence ATGAAAAAGATGATTTTATTAGCAGCCATAGCTAGCATAACACTCGCGAGCTGCGTGAAAAACGAAATGGAGGTTGTCGACAACGATGATCAAGAGATTACCTTCCAAACGGTGACCGGGAATACCGGAAGAGCCGCAATTATTGGATCTAATTATCCCGTGGATGCATCTTTTGGAACCTGGGCACGTTATACCTCGGTGGATTGGGATTATGGTGTACCATCCCAAGAGTATATAACGAATAAAAAAGTTACATTTCAGACTCCGAACTGGAAAGTTGACGGTTTAATCTATTACTGGCCAAAAAATGGAAAGTTATCTTTCTTTTCTTATTCTCCTTTCGAGGCTAACGGAGGGATGGATTATATTGATGCTTCGGGGATAATTGCTACGGATTATACGGTATTAGATGCTGCAGATGAAGATTTTATGATTGCAGACGTGATGAAAAACCAAACGGGTAATGTTGACACTGATAAGGTGTTTTATGATGGAGTGAAAACAGTGTTCAGACATAAATTGACGAAAATAGGATTTAGCTTAAAAACAGATATAGAATCTGCAAGGGCTACTATTGTGGTGAAAAAGGTGGAAATTATGGGGGTAAATAATAAGGGAACATATGTTCAAAAGGATGACATATGGACACTTGCCTCTTCTCCTGCTTCCATTGCAGATTATACCGCTTACGATAATAGTACTGGAATCACGTTAACAGATAGTTATCAGAATACGAATGGTTCCGAGGAAAAAAAAGATTTAATGCTTTTGCCACAAACAAAATCACAAATGGGAGATGATGCTTTAATTAAAATATCTTATACGTTGACTCTTAAAAACGATGGAAGTGATGTCGTTGAAAATGTTGTTGTGACAACGAAGTTAAATGGTACATCGTTTCCTGATTGGAGTATGAATAAACATATCACCTATCAAATTACCATTGGTTTGGATGAAGTTCTTTGGGATCCGAATGTCAATGATTGGGATTCGGAATCAACGCCTGGTATCACCATCTAA
- a CDS encoding fimbrillin family protein, with translation MRKRIIILLTGVGIALAGCMEEKVDNNFLPEEISFQVVQAPSARGDMTGKTEYPKSLPFGAYAYFLPAGSTWDADKVSAEVYINDAEISYDNTNANWHAATTYYWPKQGSLTFFAYSPKTIASHAGFSYDKEGITLNGWDINANPNVDFMVADIAKNKRGNEDNYAYNGVPTLFRHKLARVSVKAKLDDAYENKTINLTSVELTNIKTKGNYVNNNWMGQGAPENIQVYNDASGLLLNKDAAIEIGTQKRIVMPQALAQDAYFKIKYNLTTTIAGGGTDTQLIEKDILIKNVTPAWYTNNDITYTLIISLGTNYIEFDTSVTDWVGYGNMDLTIE, from the coding sequence ATGAGGAAAAGGATAATCATACTATTGACAGGGGTAGGCATTGCGCTTGCCGGATGCATGGAAGAAAAGGTTGATAACAATTTTCTCCCGGAAGAGATTTCCTTCCAAGTGGTGCAAGCCCCCTCTGCCCGCGGGGACATGACAGGCAAGACGGAATATCCGAAAAGCCTTCCTTTCGGGGCATACGCTTATTTCCTTCCCGCGGGAAGTACGTGGGATGCCGACAAGGTTTCTGCGGAGGTGTACATCAACGATGCGGAGATCTCGTATGATAACACGAATGCGAACTGGCACGCCGCGACCACCTACTACTGGCCGAAGCAAGGTTCGTTGACGTTCTTTGCCTATTCGCCCAAAACGATCGCCTCGCATGCGGGATTCTCTTACGACAAAGAGGGGATCACTTTGAACGGCTGGGATATCAATGCGAATCCAAACGTCGATTTTATGGTGGCAGACATCGCCAAGAATAAACGGGGGAATGAAGACAATTATGCCTACAACGGGGTCCCCACCCTGTTCCGCCACAAGCTTGCACGCGTCAGCGTCAAAGCGAAACTGGACGATGCGTATGAAAATAAAACCATAAACTTGACATCGGTGGAACTGACTAACATCAAAACCAAGGGAAATTACGTCAATAATAACTGGATGGGACAGGGAGCTCCGGAAAACATCCAAGTCTATAACGATGCGTCAGGATTGTTACTGAACAAGGATGCCGCGATAGAAATCGGTACTCAAAAACGGATCGTGATGCCTCAGGCCCTCGCCCAAGACGCTTATTTTAAAATCAAGTACAACTTGACCACGACCATCGCCGGCGGCGGAACGGATACGCAATTGATCGAAAAGGATATATTGATAAAAAACGTCACCCCGGCGTGGTACACGAACAACGATATTACCTATACGCTGATTATCAGTCTCGGAACCAACTATATCGAGTTCGACACGTCGGTAACGGATTGGGTGGGATACGGCAACATGGACTTAACTATCGAGTAA
- a CDS encoding ATP-binding protein, with product MIFESQNIEFKESWRDEYLKWICGFANAQGGRLYIGMCDNGEVCGVENAKKLMEDIPNKVRDTLGILVDVNLKEKGGKEYLEVITDAYPYPISYKGQYHVRSGSTKQELKGVALDQFLLRRQGRTWDSVSLPFLKLEDLDKVTIDLFRKYAQRSGRMEEGALQDNNQYLLEKLRLFEGEYLKRAAVLLFHPDPEKYITGAFIKIGYFRNDADLIYQDEVHGNLFQQVSVLMDLLTTKYLKALIRYEDIQRVEELPIPRGALREVILNAIVHKDYVSATPIQISVYDDKLMIWNCGVLPENWSIETLLSKHGSRPYNPDVANVFFRAGEIEAWGRGIERIVSVCREAGSKEPEFRYDGTGLWTIFEFKKTTQETTQETTQETTQETTQEKFLKRTELQDEIIHYLQAHPYATRKELTDSIPNATENGVKYNLSRLQEIGILRRVGSTRYGHWEVMAGKK from the coding sequence ATGATTTTTGAATCTCAAAATATAGAATTTAAAGAAAGTTGGCGGGATGAATATCTGAAATGGATATGTGGATTCGCCAATGCACAAGGTGGTAGGCTCTATATTGGAATGTGTGATAATGGTGAAGTTTGTGGCGTCGAGAATGCTAAAAAGTTGATGGAAGATATTCCCAATAAAGTGCGTGATACATTAGGTATACTAGTGGACGTGAATTTGAAAGAAAAAGGAGGGAAAGAATATCTTGAGGTTATAACAGATGCTTACCCGTATCCGATTAGCTATAAGGGACAATATCATGTGCGAAGTGGTAGTACAAAACAGGAATTGAAGGGTGTTGCTTTAGATCAATTTTTACTCCGTCGGCAAGGGCGAACTTGGGATAGTGTATCATTACCTTTTTTGAAATTAGAAGATTTGGATAAGGTTACGATAGATTTATTTCGTAAGTATGCACAGAGAAGTGGACGCATGGAAGAGGGCGCTTTACAAGATAATAATCAATATTTGCTAGAAAAACTTCGTTTATTTGAGGGAGAATATTTGAAGAGAGCTGCGGTTCTTTTGTTTCATCCGGATCCGGAAAAATATATTACAGGAGCTTTTATCAAAATAGGTTATTTTAGGAATGATGCTGATCTAATCTATCAAGATGAAGTCCATGGTAATTTATTTCAACAAGTTAGTGTGTTGATGGATTTGTTGACCACTAAATATTTGAAGGCATTGATTCGTTATGAAGATATTCAACGTGTAGAAGAGTTGCCTATCCCTCGTGGGGCTTTGCGTGAGGTGATTCTGAATGCCATTGTCCATAAAGATTATGTTTCAGCGACACCCATTCAGATTAGCGTGTACGATGATAAATTGATGATATGGAATTGTGGTGTATTGCCGGAGAATTGGTCTATAGAGACATTGTTGAGTAAGCATGGTAGCCGTCCATACAATCCTGATGTTGCCAATGTGTTTTTTCGGGCTGGAGAGATTGAGGCATGGGGACGCGGAATAGAACGAATTGTATCAGTTTGTAGGGAGGCTGGAAGTAAAGAACCAGAGTTTCGTTATGATGGTACTGGGTTATGGACGATTTTTGAATTTAAAAAGACTACCCAAGAAACTACCCAAGAAACTACCCAAGAAACTACCCAAGAGACTACCCAAGAAAAGTTTCTTAAAAGAACAGAACTTCAAGATGAGATTATCCATTATTTGCAAGCTCATCCCTACGCAACGCGTAAAGAGTTGACAGATAGTATACCAAATGCAACAGAAAATGGTGTAAAATATAATCTATCTCGTTTACAAGAGATTGGGATTTTGAGACGGGTAGGAAGTACTAGATATGGTCATTGGGAAGTAATGGCAGGTAAGAAATAA
- a CDS encoding tRNA-dihydrouridine synthase family protein, which produces MKKYKIHFAPVQGLTDWTFRNLHAKYFGGVDAYYTPFIRVEKEDSFRSRDMKDCDPELNSVELLVPQVLGGEPAELDVCLQMLEGRGYKQVDINMGCPFTMISRRGKGAGLLPHPERVEALLEVVKDFPEIQCSVKMRLGWEDPGECLKLLPLLNAAPLAAIFLHARVGVQEYKGETDKEAFEAFYKGCEHPLYYNGDILTLEDIQTVTERFPRLEGVMIGRGLLANPALAQEYVEDKVLAGEERLRKFKAFHAELLAGYAERLQGDHQLLMKMKTFWEYFMPSTDRKVLKKIHKSNKLTQYNEAVVKAFMPGDEEE; this is translated from the coding sequence ATGAAAAAGTATAAGATACATTTTGCCCCGGTACAAGGGCTTACTGATTGGACGTTCCGGAATCTGCATGCGAAGTATTTCGGGGGAGTGGATGCTTATTACACGCCGTTTATTCGGGTGGAGAAGGAGGATTCGTTTCGTTCAAGGGATATGAAGGATTGCGATCCGGAGTTGAATAGCGTGGAGTTGCTAGTTCCCCAAGTGTTAGGAGGAGAACCTGCGGAGTTGGATGTTTGCTTGCAGATGTTGGAAGGACGGGGATACAAGCAGGTGGATATTAACATGGGATGCCCGTTCACGATGATTTCCCGACGGGGAAAGGGTGCCGGATTGTTACCTCACCCGGAGAGGGTGGAGGCCTTGCTGGAGGTGGTGAAGGATTTTCCGGAGATACAATGTTCCGTGAAGATGCGGTTAGGATGGGAAGATCCGGGGGAATGTCTGAAGTTATTGCCTTTGTTGAACGCGGCCCCGTTGGCAGCTATATTTCTCCATGCCCGGGTTGGTGTGCAGGAATACAAGGGGGAGACGGATAAGGAGGCTTTCGAGGCGTTCTACAAGGGGTGTGAACATCCGTTGTATTATAACGGGGACATTTTGACCTTGGAGGATATTCAAACTGTTACGGAGCGTTTCCCTCGTTTGGAGGGAGTGATGATCGGGAGAGGTTTGTTGGCCAACCCAGCTTTGGCACAAGAGTACGTGGAAGATAAGGTGCTTGCGGGAGAGGAGCGATTGAGGAAGTTCAAGGCGTTTCATGCCGAATTACTTGCGGGGTATGCCGAGCGATTGCAGGGGGATCATCAGTTGTTGATGAAGATGAAAACGTTCTGGGAGTATTTCATGCCTTCGACAGACCGGAAGGTTTTAAAGAAAATTCACAAGAGCAATAAGTTGACGCAGTATAACGAGGCGGTGGTAAAGGCTTTTATGCCGGGTGACGAGGAAGAGTAA
- a CDS encoding DUF5119 domain-containing protein: MKQIVLLLAFLLSVSCHRRPLEDPANNTTLRVAVNIKAIMNITCDIYNEKIPVPTIEPEMMRVLFYDPTSKKIASETYISDITYDDEGTRCLQGDISVRPGTYQMLIYNFDTESTLVRDDQTFETIEAYTDKVTSSIRQSFLGRAGEENAIVYEPDHLVVASNEREVIPFHEGVHVVKTDATSIVETYYLQIKVDGLQYVSSARAVLTGMVGSNRFGRNERVTSTPVSLYFSLQKSDDKGVDVLATVFNTFGRIEDITNCLSVTFDIRTTDGRTVKRDFDITSLFSSEACLKHHWLLLEETVKIDPPASSGGGFDPSVDDWEDEHHDIKL; encoded by the coding sequence ATGAAACAGATCGTGCTGCTACTTGCGTTTCTATTGTCCGTCAGTTGTCACCGCCGTCCGTTGGAAGACCCGGCCAACAACACGACATTGCGCGTCGCCGTGAATATTAAAGCTATCATGAACATCACGTGCGATATATATAACGAAAAAATACCGGTACCGACCATCGAACCCGAGATGATGCGGGTGTTGTTTTATGACCCGACAAGCAAAAAAATTGCGTCGGAAACGTACATCTCCGACATCACGTATGACGATGAAGGAACACGTTGCCTGCAAGGCGATATCAGCGTACGCCCGGGAACCTACCAGATGTTGATTTACAATTTCGATACCGAATCCACCCTGGTTCGCGATGACCAGACTTTCGAAACCATCGAGGCATACACCGACAAGGTAACTTCCTCCATCCGGCAAAGTTTCCTGGGACGTGCCGGTGAAGAGAACGCCATCGTCTACGAGCCGGACCACTTGGTGGTGGCCAGTAACGAACGGGAAGTGATTCCTTTTCACGAGGGGGTGCATGTGGTAAAGACCGATGCTACCTCCATCGTGGAGACCTACTACCTGCAAATCAAGGTTGACGGCTTGCAGTACGTGTCTAGTGCCCGGGCGGTGCTGACAGGGATGGTCGGTTCCAACCGCTTCGGACGGAACGAACGCGTCACGTCCACCCCGGTCTCTCTCTACTTCTCGCTGCAAAAAAGCGATGATAAAGGAGTCGACGTGCTCGCTACGGTATTCAACACCTTCGGACGCATCGAAGACATCACGAACTGCCTGTCTGTGACTTTCGACATCCGGACCACGGACGGGCGCACGGTGAAACGGGATTTTGACATCACCTCCCTCTTTTCGAGCGAGGCATGCCTCAAGCATCATTGGCTGCTACTCGAGGAGACTGTCAAGATCGACCCTCCCGCCTCCAGTGGCGGCGGCTTCGATCCCTCGGTGGATGACTGGGAAGACGAACACCATGATATAAAATTGTAA
- a CDS encoding DUF3575 domain-containing protein, translated as MTRAIKITIIVTLLLTVVREMAAQEKNQIHKTEVSVDFRWDWAVIDFDYMGTGKTLSNLRALIRGIGMANIDSLEVISYSSPEGRFDYNLNLSKRRAQAMMDYLAKTYDSLFPKISVRPDGESWHLFRVKAASDTTLDETTLHAVLEIVDSDLHPDIKKLRLKTIDSGRLYNYFVKTYFVDLRRSFIRVTWFERDPLITRAGLPCRISAIVPAGIALRDPGLRMTPILLPATNRKTIIALKTNLLYDLITALNFEIEIPIGNKFSIAVEDVFPWWSWGPHDRKYCFQMWEMGIEPRWWFRRTDEREVLTGQFFGVYGMSAKYDFQWNIKACYQGEYWSTGITYGCARKISRRFNLEFSASAGYISSDYRHYVPSDDYEHLYRDRYKAGQVNYFGLTKLKISLVCSINITRKKGGKTR; from the coding sequence ATGACGCGTGCAATAAAAATTACGATAATCGTCACCTTACTGCTAACAGTAGTACGAGAAATGGCGGCACAAGAGAAAAATCAAATCCATAAAACAGAAGTCTCGGTAGATTTTCGGTGGGATTGGGCTGTCATTGACTTTGACTACATGGGAACGGGCAAAACGCTATCCAACTTGAGGGCGTTGATTCGGGGAATCGGAATGGCAAACATCGATAGTTTGGAAGTCATCTCCTACTCTTCGCCCGAAGGAAGATTCGACTATAACTTGAATCTATCGAAGCGACGGGCACAAGCGATGATGGACTATCTCGCTAAAACATACGATAGCCTTTTTCCGAAGATTTCGGTCCGCCCAGACGGGGAATCATGGCATTTGTTCCGCGTAAAAGCGGCAAGCGACACGACGCTGGATGAAACGACACTCCACGCCGTGTTGGAAATCGTAGATTCCGACCTGCATCCCGACATCAAGAAACTTCGTTTGAAAACTATTGATAGCGGTCGCTTGTACAATTATTTCGTAAAGACGTATTTTGTTGATTTGCGACGTTCTTTTATTCGGGTGACGTGGTTCGAGCGCGACCCGCTGATCACCCGTGCCGGATTACCATGTCGAATCAGTGCCATCGTACCCGCGGGGATAGCGTTGAGAGATCCGGGTTTACGAATGACACCGATACTCCTGCCTGCCACGAACAGGAAAACCATCATCGCCTTGAAAACAAATTTGCTCTATGACTTGATAACCGCTCTCAATTTCGAGATAGAGATCCCGATCGGCAATAAATTCTCGATTGCCGTGGAAGACGTGTTCCCGTGGTGGAGCTGGGGTCCCCACGATCGGAAATACTGTTTCCAAATGTGGGAAATGGGCATCGAGCCGCGTTGGTGGTTCCGGCGCACGGATGAGCGGGAGGTGCTGACCGGACAGTTCTTCGGGGTGTACGGGATGTCCGCGAAATACGACTTCCAATGGAACATCAAGGCCTGTTACCAAGGCGAATACTGGTCGACGGGAATCACTTACGGGTGCGCCCGGAAGATCAGTCGCCGCTTCAACTTGGAATTCTCTGCCTCGGCAGGATACATATCGAGTGATTACCGTCACTACGTTCCGAGCGATGACTACGAGCATCTCTACCGGGATCGCTATAAAGCGGGACAAGTAAACTATTTCGGGTTGACAAAACTCAAGATTTCGCTGGTCTGCTCCATCAACATCACGCGAAAGAAAGGAGGGAAGACTCGATGA
- a CDS encoding fimbrillin family protein, which yields MMNKAITHGLIAGLATVIIGCFDNRCAYEETGELRFRALLELNSRGETGNTCTYPTDIPFGIWALSLPVNKTWNNHADGAQTFLEDCRVIWNGETWITDTTHNWPPDRRVTFFAYSPYRFPATFSTERGIEFKNFNTAADSTDLMFSGPIVDLDWKNSGGTVQIPFTRALCMVDFRVQTPVPSDMIIRLKKIALEGVAFSGNFQSLPEATWSATGDTGEAVFFEGNLPLDESEQQAGGTRLMMPQQTRVTVKATCDIVTNGNTLAGQELETDATLEWGTGKHCSYTLKITPDTLVFTTDILKP from the coding sequence ATGATGAATAAAGCGATCACACACGGGTTGATAGCGGGACTGGCAACAGTAATCATCGGTTGCTTCGACAACCGTTGCGCTTACGAGGAAACGGGAGAACTCCGGTTTCGCGCTCTGTTGGAGCTAAACTCGCGGGGAGAGACGGGAAACACCTGCACCTACCCGACGGACATCCCTTTCGGCATTTGGGCTCTCTCGTTACCGGTGAACAAAACGTGGAACAATCACGCCGACGGGGCGCAAACGTTCCTCGAAGATTGCCGTGTGATTTGGAACGGGGAGACATGGATTACCGACACGACACACAACTGGCCTCCCGACCGGAGAGTTACATTTTTCGCTTATTCTCCCTATCGATTCCCCGCCACATTTTCGACCGAACGGGGAATCGAGTTCAAAAACTTCAACACGGCTGCGGACTCAACCGATTTGATGTTCTCCGGACCGATCGTCGATCTGGACTGGAAAAACTCGGGAGGGACGGTACAGATACCCTTCACGCGGGCCTTATGCATGGTGGACTTCCGGGTGCAGACCCCGGTGCCATCGGATATGATCATCCGGTTGAAAAAGATTGCCCTGGAAGGGGTGGCTTTCAGCGGGAACTTCCAATCCCTGCCGGAAGCGACATGGAGCGCAACGGGAGACACGGGGGAAGCGGTCTTCTTCGAAGGGAATCTGCCCTTGGACGAATCGGAACAACAGGCAGGAGGAACGCGACTCATGATGCCACAACAAACACGGGTAACCGTGAAAGCGACATGCGACATCGTGACGAACGGCAACACGCTCGCCGGACAAGAACTGGAAACCGATGCCACTCTGGAGTGGGGCACCGGAAAACATTGCAGCTACACGCTGAAAATAACTCCGGACACACTGGTATTCACAACTGACATATTAAAGCCATGA